From the Acetobacter aceti genome, one window contains:
- a CDS encoding type ISP restriction/modification enzyme produces the protein MGINTMSINKSNHGGNLVICVTGMGGCRSEFGVLMVGQVPDLHISPDATQSFPLYVYSMENKDER, from the coding sequence ATGGGAATCAATACAATGTCCATAAATAAAAGTAATCATGGTGGGAACCTCGTTATATGCGTGACTGGCATGGGAGGTTGCCGATCAGAATTCGGTGTCCTGATGGTGGGACAAGTGCCGGACCTGCATATCAGTCCGGACGCAACGCAGTCATTCCCACTATATGTTTACAGTATGGAAAATAAAGATGAGCGATAA
- a CDS encoding type ISP restriction/modification enzyme has translation MSDNCNASEIGGHEYRNYIRHDAITDDGLNHFREAYPGEDITKKDLFYYVYGILHSEDYRTRYANNLRKELPRIPRVASAEDFWHFSRAGKELGNMHVDFDKCDMYPSELRFKYPEMAASNPEKFYRVEKMKFAGKRQEPDKTMIIYNEYITISGIPLEAYNYILNGKTAIGWVMDGQRVKTDKASGIRNDPNDWAVETIGNPRYPLDLLLRVINISLETTRIVNSLPPLRLFYADATSRSVP, from the coding sequence ATGAGCGATAACTGCAATGCGTCTGAGATAGGCGGACATGAATACCGGAATTATATTCGGCACGACGCTATAACTGATGATGGTCTGAACCACTTCAGAGAAGCTTATCCCGGAGAAGATATTACCAAGAAAGACTTGTTTTACTACGTCTACGGAATTCTCCATTCAGAAGACTACAGGACACGCTACGCGAATAATCTCCGGAAAGAATTACCGCGGATTCCCCGTGTGGCGTCGGCAGAGGATTTCTGGCATTTTTCGCGTGCTGGGAAAGAATTGGGAAACATGCATGTCGATTTTGACAAGTGCGATATGTATCCATCTGAACTTCGGTTCAAATACCCGGAAATGGCCGCAAGTAATCCTGAGAAATTCTACCGAGTTGAGAAAATGAAATTTGCAGGAAAGCGCCAAGAACCGGACAAAACAATGATTATTTATAATGAATACATTACTATTTCAGGAATCCCGCTAGAAGCTTATAATTATATTCTCAATGGGAAGACTGCCATTGGATGGGTGATGGATGGTCAGCGCGTGAAAACTGATAAGGCCAGTGGCATACGAAATGACCCAAATGACTGGGCTGTTGAGACAATTGGCAATCCCAGATATCCACTTGATCTGCTGTTGCGAGTGATAAATATCAGTCTGGAGACTACGAGAATCGTAAATAGTTTACCTCCATTGCGGTTATTCTATGCTGATGCAACAAGCAGGAGTGTACCATGA
- a CDS encoding helix-turn-helix domain-containing protein has protein sequence MKSKESLGSRLKSLRQSRGMPQIDVAVAIGISRSHLAEIEGGKDPGFRTFCDLADFFSVSLDYLYRGSPTHRNNINEEDADTGESEIVTFWRTLSTDEKAALRMILMRDKVTGVA, from the coding sequence ATGAAATCGAAAGAATCACTTGGCAGTAGACTGAAGTCGCTGAGACAATCGCGAGGCATGCCTCAAATTGATGTAGCGGTTGCTATTGGCATTAGCAGGTCTCATCTTGCTGAAATAGAGGGAGGGAAAGACCCCGGGTTCAGGACGTTCTGTGATTTAGCGGATTTCTTTTCTGTTTCGCTCGATTATCTTTATCGTGGATCGCCTACGCATCGCAATAATATCAATGAAGAAGATGCAGATACTGGAGAAAGTGAAATTGTTACTTTCTGGCGCACGCTTTCCACTGATGAGAAAGCAGCGCTTCGAATGATTCTGATGAGAGATAAGGTGACCGGTGTCGCCTAA
- a CDS encoding primase C-terminal domain-containing protein, with protein MGLVLEKESIQSSQDLQHETLPKWWKRDCSMLVNSFMVIQEIFPELSRMAQYFLPKMPRKIRASQNLRSISISRHTDFYNFSKGILLPWVSFDSKDARNVLLYDIDHKEAWNLIKKLPACIRPHIVMDPHKGTALGIISLRTPVLLNGHTKPVELAEACHQMMAKYLNATPLPHGSVVKNPFGMMDNVIGYLPRIGEPHTPAIWFQHDQRKCWHTIPGAQDVELKDILNHLKADYGEVCSKGTRRQFVKRGDPSTLGRNCAVFDLVRWYAYDHYETDYAALLDEAETVNQTFSDPLPHKELASIAKSISRFMQNRYNGKKDSGRHINRGIMKLEASQLDIKKKQKLSAHRTNDIKREKTEALIFQALESWNPELKLNQKNLSKISGIQLRTIQKKWNEPEVKATRSGHN; from the coding sequence ATGGGATTAGTATTAGAAAAAGAAAGCATACAATCAAGCCAAGATTTACAGCATGAAACACTTCCAAAATGGTGGAAGCGTGACTGCTCCATGCTCGTGAATTCATTCATGGTGATTCAGGAAATCTTTCCAGAGTTATCCCGTATGGCTCAGTATTTTCTTCCGAAAATGCCGAGAAAGATTCGAGCTTCCCAGAACCTTCGGTCTATCAGCATCAGCCGTCACACTGATTTTTATAATTTTTCCAAGGGCATTTTGTTGCCTTGGGTTTCCTTTGATTCGAAGGATGCCCGCAACGTCCTACTTTATGATATTGACCATAAAGAAGCTTGGAACCTTATAAAGAAACTTCCAGCCTGTATTCGTCCCCATATTGTCATGGACCCGCACAAAGGCACGGCTCTGGGGATTATATCACTCAGGACACCCGTTCTTCTGAATGGCCATACGAAGCCGGTGGAACTTGCTGAAGCGTGTCACCAGATGATGGCAAAGTATCTGAACGCTACCCCTCTTCCACATGGTTCAGTCGTCAAGAATCCATTCGGCATGATGGATAATGTAATTGGGTATCTGCCACGCATCGGTGAGCCTCACACGCCTGCAATATGGTTTCAGCATGACCAGAGGAAATGCTGGCACACGATACCAGGTGCGCAGGATGTGGAGTTGAAGGACATTCTGAATCATCTGAAAGCCGATTATGGAGAAGTCTGTTCCAAAGGAACCCGCAGACAGTTTGTAAAGCGTGGAGATCCATCGACTTTAGGACGGAATTGCGCGGTTTTCGACCTCGTTCGATGGTATGCCTATGACCATTATGAAACTGATTATGCCGCTCTTCTGGATGAAGCCGAGACCGTCAATCAGACCTTCTCTGACCCTCTTCCTCATAAGGAGCTTGCCAGTATAGCCAAAAGCATCAGCAGGTTCATGCAGAACCGCTACAATGGCAAGAAAGATAGCGGGAGGCATATCAATCGAGGCATCATGAAACTGGAAGCCTCTCAGCTTGATATAAAAAAGAAGCAGAAACTCTCCGCCCATCGCACTAACGATATTAAGAGAGAAAAGACCGAAGCACTTATCTTTCAGGCTCTTGAGTCATGGAACCCCGAGTTGAAGCTAAATCAAAAAAATCTATCAAAAATATCCGGCATTCAACTCAGAACCATCCAGAAAAAATGGAACGAACCAGAAGTTAAAGCTACGCGCTCAGGGCATAACTAA
- a CDS encoding site-specific integrase — protein sequence MPRKRPDRPFLEFYRGSWSIVWWEEGERKRSSTGTSSEESAKRALTDFEAALSSRPNGQYLTEALDVYVKSREGKVVALSRLQEASIRLKEGMGHLRINQIQQQQWDDYAGNRFRKPNARSRKATNSGTEKIPISAGTLKREFNVLRAALRHAWKNQRLDKPPVLEGPGASATRDRFITKAEARRLLDACETPHIRTFLCLAMFTGARKGSILSLTWDRVMFDLGRIDFQEPGRKLTAKRRAVVPMTTDLRDELEAAYQLRTCDYVVEWAGRKVTHGIRWPVKKLAQKAKLGWTPTPHHFKHSVASWMAMAKVPIDQAADWLATDPQTLRRVYRKFDPDYLREVGSALKL from the coding sequence ATGCCCCGCAAAAGACCTGACAGACCATTTTTGGAATTCTACCGGGGGTCTTGGTCCATCGTCTGGTGGGAAGAGGGTGAGCGCAAACGAAGCTCGACAGGCACTTCGAGTGAGGAAAGCGCTAAGCGTGCGTTAACGGATTTTGAGGCAGCATTATCGTCCCGTCCAAACGGTCAGTATCTCACGGAAGCGCTGGATGTTTACGTGAAGTCGAGGGAAGGCAAAGTTGTTGCTCTATCCCGATTGCAGGAGGCATCTATCCGCCTGAAGGAGGGAATGGGGCATCTGCGCATCAATCAGATACAGCAGCAGCAATGGGATGACTACGCCGGCAACCGCTTTCGAAAGCCTAATGCCAGAAGCCGGAAAGCAACCAATTCAGGCACCGAGAAAATTCCCATTTCTGCCGGGACGCTAAAGCGGGAGTTCAATGTATTGCGGGCCGCACTCCGCCACGCATGGAAGAACCAGCGTCTGGATAAGCCCCCTGTATTGGAAGGCCCCGGTGCGAGCGCGACCCGAGACCGCTTTATAACTAAAGCCGAAGCTCGAAGACTCCTCGATGCCTGCGAGACACCGCATATAAGGACGTTTCTCTGCCTCGCGATGTTTACCGGCGCGCGCAAAGGGTCGATACTTTCACTCACATGGGATCGAGTGATGTTTGATCTCGGAAGGATTGATTTCCAAGAGCCGGGCCGAAAGTTGACTGCGAAGCGCCGTGCGGTTGTCCCCATGACCACAGACCTCAGAGATGAGCTTGAAGCTGCATATCAACTGCGCACATGCGATTATGTTGTGGAATGGGCCGGGCGCAAAGTGACTCATGGGATACGGTGGCCGGTAAAGAAGCTGGCTCAGAAAGCGAAGCTAGGGTGGACGCCAACTCCTCACCACTTCAAGCATTCTGTTGCATCGTGGATGGCAATGGCGAAGGTGCCGATTGATCAGGCAGCGGATTGGCTGGCCACCGACCCCCAGACCTTGCGTCGCGTCTATCGCAAATTCGATCCGGACTATCTGCGGGAGGTAGGTTCTGCCTTGAAATTGTAG
- a CDS encoding DUF6538 domain-containing protein, giving the protein MPTPYMLRRHHTWYLRLRVPADLRHIAGQYVVRSLKTGDRSLAQARAIGLASSFNGLWMDFRKKLAEQLKAYFDGERPKGEMVSFIREHKAEIEALPEDAKTAFSSWMDMVITRTVSERDDLKEGRDQTYALTDMWKTARHQGVVEGMERAMSMLGNNLPRDVPPAPEKVAGHPECSEPWPNLVARFHEDNPGQSEKTMESYGITFRQFADLIGDKPLNTITKQDVKSYADWLKDKPSKRGGTLGRDTIIRHLGEVKFFLKWCVQSGLIEDKGFADVQARARTQEEKKTRQEDRRRAFTETELTQIFNSPLFTGYKSGARRSVAGSCLTRITDFWFISVLAMSGARIGELTEAPAELYDLEGILCLDLRQAGMKTQNSPRLVPVLPQLKSLGFLNYVDRQKSRGRMLMEPPQGAITAEGWSKRINRYLQDIGLTDNNLVAYSFRHSFRQMLRVSELNMEIINKIFGHETGSVGAGYGANLSRAEAQQFIDRVKFPVFLGGLVDTRGGFL; this is encoded by the coding sequence TTGCCTACTCCCTACATGCTTCGAAGACACCATACCTGGTATCTCAGGCTTCGCGTTCCCGCAGACCTGAGGCATATTGCCGGTCAGTATGTCGTTCGCTCTCTGAAAACGGGAGACAGGTCTCTGGCTCAGGCAAGAGCCATCGGGCTTGCATCCTCGTTCAATGGACTCTGGATGGATTTCAGGAAGAAACTCGCGGAGCAGTTAAAAGCCTATTTCGACGGAGAGAGGCCGAAGGGCGAGATGGTCAGCTTCATCCGTGAGCATAAGGCAGAGATTGAAGCCCTGCCCGAGGATGCGAAAACAGCATTTTCTTCATGGATGGATATGGTCATTACGCGCACTGTTTCCGAACGCGACGACCTGAAGGAAGGGCGCGACCAGACCTATGCTCTGACCGATATGTGGAAAACCGCTAGGCATCAGGGAGTCGTGGAAGGCATGGAACGCGCCATGTCCATGCTGGGCAATAATCTCCCCCGTGACGTTCCTCCCGCACCTGAGAAAGTCGCCGGACATCCTGAATGCTCCGAACCATGGCCGAACCTTGTTGCCCGGTTTCATGAAGATAACCCCGGCCAGAGCGAAAAAACCATGGAGAGCTATGGAATCACCTTCAGACAGTTCGCGGACCTGATTGGTGACAAACCTCTCAACACCATCACGAAGCAGGACGTGAAATCCTATGCGGACTGGCTGAAGGACAAGCCCTCGAAACGTGGGGGAACCCTTGGACGGGATACGATTATCCGCCATCTCGGAGAGGTGAAGTTTTTCCTCAAATGGTGCGTCCAGTCAGGACTGATTGAGGACAAGGGCTTTGCCGATGTTCAGGCCCGCGCCCGCACTCAGGAAGAGAAGAAAACCCGTCAGGAGGACAGAAGACGGGCTTTCACGGAAACGGAACTGACGCAGATTTTCAACAGCCCGCTTTTCACGGGTTATAAGAGTGGCGCGAGGCGAAGCGTTGCCGGCTCATGCCTGACACGAATCACGGATTTCTGGTTTATCTCCGTTCTCGCCATGTCGGGAGCCAGAATCGGAGAACTGACCGAAGCTCCTGCCGAACTGTATGACCTTGAAGGAATCCTCTGCCTCGACCTGCGACAGGCTGGAATGAAAACACAGAACAGCCCACGGCTTGTTCCTGTCCTGCCCCAGCTAAAGAGCCTTGGCTTTCTGAATTATGTGGACAGACAGAAAAGCCGGGGACGGATGCTGATGGAACCACCTCAGGGAGCCATCACAGCGGAAGGCTGGTCAAAGCGGATTAACCGCTACCTCCAGGATATCGGGCTGACGGATAATAACCTTGTCGCGTATTCCTTCCGTCACAGCTTTCGTCAGATGCTTCGCGTCTCTGAGTTGAACATGGAAATCATCAACAAGATTTTTGGCCATGAGACTGGCTCTGTTGGCGCTGGCTATGGGGCAAACCTGTCCAGGGCCGAGGCTCAGCAATTTATCGACAGGGTGAAGTTTCCCGTGTTTCTTGGCGGACTGGTTGATACCAGAGGCGGTTTTTTATGA